One stretch of Anaerobacillus alkaliphilus DNA includes these proteins:
- a CDS encoding TasA family protein — MSIKRKISMGAMSALLGMSLVGGGTWAAFNDTATINNHFAAGTLDLVVGKSHNKPISFDLGNMKPGDNVQRIFELRNAGTLAIKEVLLDVDFDNFVDDLTAVNGGENTAVEFLSQFKVNFLAVDTESPRWEPRGKVVLDGKTLTLADLVAGPSAYGTKVDPRYLSNGVINLVPLVVATDGDQTRRGLPVNPTDIDNVFIEIEFINNTEDRNADGTFVQNKFQGDSIDFFFNLEATQWDGVHVDSNHRNGDINNGVQGSADGNSMPNQRTIQRNAEGTLAHDEEVTD, encoded by the coding sequence ATGAGTATTAAAAGAAAAATTAGTATGGGTGCAATGTCAGCATTACTAGGAATGTCATTAGTAGGTGGAGGAACTTGGGCAGCATTTAACGACACGGCAACGATTAATAACCATTTTGCAGCAGGGACGTTAGATTTAGTAGTGGGAAAAAGTCATAATAAACCGATAAGTTTTGACCTCGGTAATATGAAACCTGGTGACAATGTACAACGAATTTTCGAATTAAGAAATGCTGGTACTTTAGCAATTAAAGAAGTGTTATTAGACGTTGATTTTGATAATTTCGTTGATGATCTTACAGCGGTAAACGGAGGAGAAAATACAGCTGTGGAGTTCCTAAGTCAATTTAAAGTTAACTTTTTAGCTGTTGATACTGAAAGTCCTAGATGGGAACCGAGAGGCAAGGTAGTTCTAGATGGTAAAACATTGACATTAGCAGATCTTGTAGCTGGTCCGTCTGCTTATGGAACCAAAGTTGACCCAAGATACTTATCAAATGGAGTTATTAATTTAGTACCATTAGTTGTGGCAACTGATGGTGACCAAACTCGTAGAGGACTACCTGTAAATCCTACTGACATAGATAATGTATTCATTGAAATTGAGTTCATTAATAACACTGAAGATAGAAATGCTGATGGAACATTTGTTCAAAATAAATTCCAGGGTGATAGTATAGACTTCTTCTTCAACCTTGAAGCAACTCAATGGGATGGTGTCCATGTCGATAGTAACCATCGCAATGGTGACATAAACAATGGAGTACAGGGTTCAGCTGATGGAAACTCAATGCCAAATCAAAGAACAATCCAACGAAATGCTGAAGGAACTCTAGCGCATGATGAAGAAGTAACTGACTAA
- the sipW gene encoding signal peptidase I SipW — MTANKVWKWTSNILWVVTFTTLLVMTLIVLSSRASGGEPELFGYQFKTVLSGSMEPTFKTGSIIAVKLVEDKNSLSAGDVITYQEGPGTIVTHRIIDVIQNGEHVMYSTKGDNNESADTNPVLSQNVIAVYSGITIPFLGYFLGFASSAKGTAILLIVPGLFLLGYSAFTIRSVIKEIEAKVAPQKPSDETEKTA, encoded by the coding sequence ATGACAGCAAACAAAGTATGGAAATGGACCAGTAATATTTTATGGGTTGTAACTTTTACAACATTGCTAGTAATGACTCTAATAGTTCTCTCTAGTAGAGCTTCTGGAGGAGAACCTGAATTATTTGGTTATCAATTTAAAACGGTCCTCTCTGGGTCGATGGAACCGACTTTTAAGACGGGATCCATTATAGCAGTTAAATTAGTTGAAGATAAGAACAGTTTATCAGCAGGTGATGTCATTACCTATCAAGAAGGGCCTGGCACCATCGTTACTCATAGAATTATAGATGTTATTCAAAATGGAGAACATGTAATGTATTCGACCAAAGGGGATAACAATGAAAGTGCAGATACAAACCCAGTACTTTCACAGAATGTCATTGCAGTATATTCAGGTATTACCATTCCGTTCTTAGGATACTTTCTAGGCTTTGCTAGTTCTGCAAAAGGAACAGCAATATTACTAATAGTTCCAGGCTTGTTTTTACTAGGTTACTCAGCATTCACAATTCGTTCAGTCATTAAGGAAATTGAAGCAAAAGTTGCTCCACAAAAACCATCAGATGAAACTGAAAAAACAGCTTAA